The window GCGGCCTCGTTCCGTGGTATGCTGAAGGACCAGGGGTAGAAGAGATGAGGAAAGTCACATTGAGGTATTTACCCGGAGCAGATAAGGCTTATGGTGGTACAGGACATACTTACGGATGGGGGAAGTTAAGAATTTTAAGCGAGGGGATAAGAAGGGCTGGCAAAGACCTTGATGAAGACGGATTAATAAAAGCCCTTGAGAGCCTTAATAATTATGATACCGGTGGAGTCCTTGCTCCTATAACGTATACCTCGAAAAGCCACAGAGGAGCACAGGGGACAAGGATCTACAGAGTAGATCCTCTCAAGAAAAAATTTATCCCTGTAACAGAGTGGAAGAAAGTGGATTGATCGTTGCTTAAATAACTGGGTAGGAAGAGTAGTCTCTTAAGGATGCCGAACAAGAGATAACAGGATAAAATAAGAGCAAAGAAATTAACTAGTTAGCTCTTACCTGTTATCTCTTCTTTTTTGTGGATTTGGCTTGTTATGGTAGCAAAATGGTAGCAGAAAAAAGACCCCCTGGGGGGTATGGCCCGATGTGGGGTGGATACGTTTTATATATCCACCCCACACATTTTTTTAATTCAACTTTTCCCCACCATACTAATCAATGAATTGCTAAATTCATTCATTTGATTTAAATTATAATTGTTAATATACAATAATTATTGTATAGTTATACAATGTCGTCTTTAAAAGTTCATTCATCTAAAATATTGGATATTTATTCTGCATCTTCGGAAACCGAGCTTCTATTACCGATAGTTCCAGGGGGGATTAGCGCAGGATTTCCTTCACCTGCACTGGATTTTGTAGACCTTTCAATCGACCTGAATAAACACCTTATTAAACATCCTGCGGCAACTTTCTATGGGCTGGTGAAAGGTTCTTCTATGCAAGATGCTGGAATTGGTAATGGTGATTTATTGGTGATAGATAAAAGCATTGAGCCTGCTGATGGTAAGGTTGCGGTTTGCTACATCGACGGAGAGTTTACTATTAAAAGAATAAAAATCGAAGAAAATACCTGTTGGTTACTTCCGGCAAATGAAGACTATAACCCCATAAAAATAACACCTGAGAATGATTTTCTTGTATGGGGCATTGTAACGCACGTCATTAAATCCTTCTGATATATGTTTGCATTAGTGGACTGTAATAATTTCTACGTTTCCTGTGAAAGGGTATTCCGCCCTGACCTTATAGGGAAACCTGTAGTTGTCTTATCTAATAATGATGGCTGTGTAATAGCCAGAAGTAATGAAGCAAAAGCAGTTGGCATCCCCATGGGCACACCCGCCTTTCAAAATGAAGGACTGTTTAAAAAAAATGGCGTCCATGTCTTCTCTGCAAATTTTCCTTTATACGGCGATATGAGCCAGCGGGTAATGAGCATCTTAAGCGACTGCTCACCGGAGATCGAAATTTACAGCATAGACGAAGCGTTCCTGCAGCTGAAAGGTTTTGAAAAATATAATCTGCAGGAATACGGGGAAAAAATGCGCCGCCGTGTCATCAAGTGGACTGGTATACCGATCAGCGTCGGTATCGCATCTACAAAAGCATTGGCGAAGGTTGCTAACCGTATTGCCAAGAAATTTCCTGAAAAAACTGCTGGTGTATATATAATCGATGATGAAGAAAAACGGGTCAAGGCATTAAAGTGGTTGAAAATCGAAGATGTTTGGGGTATCGGGCGGCAACATACTAAACGCTTAAATGCTGTCAATGTTAATACTGCCTTTGATTTTGTACAACTGGATGATGCATGGGTTAAGAAAAACATGAGTGTTGTTGGATTACGCCTGAAACATGATTTGCAGGGGATACCGACTTTAGCAATGGAATTACCACAACCTAAAAAAAGTATCGCTACTACCCGTTCGTTTGATGAAAATTATATCGATTTTGATCGGCTAAAAGAAAGAATTGTTACGTTTGCGGTTTCCTGTGCTGAAAAACTTCGCCAGCAAAAATCCTGTTGTAACGCCGTTATGGTTTTTATACACACCAACGGGCATCGGGAGGATTTACCACAATATAGCCGTAACATTATTGTTAAGTTTCCATTTGCAACAAATTCCAGCATAGAACTGGCGAAATTTGCAACACAGGCATTGGAAAAAATATTCAGGGATGGATTTCATTACAAAAAAGCAGGTGTTATTGTAATGGACATTAGACCCGAAAACCAACATCAGTTAAAATTATTTGAAGACAGCAACCCGAAACATAAACCTATCATGCAGGCAATCGACAATATCAATGCTATTTTCGGGCAGCATACAATTAAACTGGGTTCACAAGATTTGGATAAAGTTTGGAAAATGAGACAGGAAAGATTGTCCCCGCGTTATACCACCGATCTTAACGAAATAATCACTGTACACGTCTAATGTGCTTTTTCTTTAAACAATCCAAGACTGCCGTTGAACTGTCTAATCGTTTCAACGCCGCGTTTGACAGTCCAGATTCTTTTTCGCCTTCTAACTACAACGGCTTCCAGTTTCCTAAAACGCCGGTGATTACCAATTCTGAAAAGACAAAAATTCAATTATTTTCCTGGGGACTGATTCCACATTGGGCAAAGGATACTGCAATCAGAAAGCATACCCTTAATGCCAGAATCGAAACCATTCACGAAAAACCCTCTTTCAGGGATTCCGTAAGTAAACGATGCCTTGTGCTGGTTGATGGTTTTTATGAATGGAAATGGTTAGATGAAAAAGGGAAACATAAACAAAAGTATTTGATATCCATGCCAACAGATGAACCATTTGCCTTTGCAGGACTCTGGAGCGAATGGGTGGAAAAGAAAACTGGTGAAATATATAAAACCTATACCGTCATTACCAAACCGGCAAATGCGTTCATGAGTGAAATACACAATTCGGCGAAACGGATGCCTTATATCTTAACAAGAAGCAATGAATTTGATTGGCTAAATGGGAAAAGGCTTCAAGATTTTGATGTCGAATTAAAAGCAATAGAAGTGGCGTTGTAAGATTGGCAGCAAAATGTTAGTAGAAAAATAACTGGGTACGGGGGGGTATGGGCAGAGGTGGGGTGGATAAGTTTTATATATTCACTACATACGTTTTTGTGAAATTTTGCTCCTTAATACAGCCTTGTAAGAAAAGCGAAAAAGGACTGGATTTCACATGATAATTGAGGTATAAGTAAGGATATGGTTAAATTCTTCAATTCAAATCGGGGGCAGGGTATTACGGCCTGTTCTGAGCTGTTATCAAAAGACCGGATTTATTAGTACGAAATCCCCAATTGATGGGTTCAAAAGGAAAGGAGGTACGTAAGTGAGCGAGAGGACACAGAGTCTGAAGAAAAACGTAGTGATCAAAACTCACCGATTGGTTTCCCGTGGCCTGGAAAGAGAGAGGGGAAGCAGTGAAGGAAGTCCCTTCCGTCAAGAGATGGAGGTAGGACTTTGCATGGATAGAGCGAGGCTCATTACAGAAGCCTACAAACAAAACGAACACGAGCCTATGGTTATAAAGAGGGCGAAAGCCTTTGTTCATATCTTGGAAAACATGACCATTTACATCGAACCCCGTCAAGTATTGGTAGGTAATTTTGCGAGTAGTCCGAATAAGGTAGCACACTACCCTGACCTCCAGTGGCGCTGGCTAGAAAAAACTATCTGCACCCCAAATGGCGCGTATAAGGATCTACTTTCTAATGAAGAAAAAGATGAAATGATCTCAATACACAAATACTGGAAGACGAGGGCGGTCCACGGTATGGAAAGAGACCTCATACCGGAGAGCTCGAAAGAACACCTTTTCTTCAAGGGACTTTCCTTCTGGGCCTATCAATGGGACATGGGCACTCCTAACTATGAGAAGGTTTTCACCATCGGACTCAATGGAATAGCCAGAGAAACAGACGAGAGGCTAAGACAATTAGATCAAGATTATGAAGCATTAATCATAAGCCCCAAGGACTATCTGGATCAAAGAAGAGACCTAACGGCGATGAGAATAACTTTGGAAGGTACCATCAAGTGGGCAGAAAGATATTCGCAACTGGCCATGGAAATGGCTGCCGATGAAGAGGATGGGGAAAGAAAAGAGGAGCTGGAGAAGATCGCAGATATTTGCAAGTGGGTTCCTGCCAACCCCTGCAGGACATTTCATGAAGCACTTCAGTGCTTTTGGTTCATCCATCTGCTTGTAGGATTTATAGAAGAACCTCAAGTAGGGAGCGGTACAAGATTCGACAAAATATTCTACCCTTTTTACAGAAAGGATCTCGATGCGGGCAGGATTACGAGAGATCAGGCACAAGAACTTCTTGAGCATATGTGGGTTAACTTCCTGAGCACAGGATTTCTCCACCCGCCTGTGTGGTCAGGTTCGGGCGGGGGAGGCCTTGGCTGGCAGACAGTTACGATCGGGGGGGTCGACAGCAAGGGTGAAGACATCACTAACGAAATCACCTATTTGGTTTTGGACTCCATTAAGGAAATTAATATGTTGCAGCCACCCCTGGCTCTAAGGGTTCATGAAAAGACGCCCCGAGAGCTGTTATTGAAAGCCACGGAGGTGCTCAGTACCGGTGTCTCTCAACCTGCCTTTTTTAACGACCGTTTTAATATCCCCAGACTTGTCAGCTTCGGTGTTCCAGAAGAAGAAGCAAGGGATTACGCTATTAATAGCTGTATGTGGCCCGTAATCCCGGGTAAAAACATAGTTCACAGAAATCCCACTGCTGGATCTGTTATGGTACCGAAAGCTCTGGAACTTGCGTTAAACCAAGGGAAGGATATAAAAACTGGTGAACAGCTTGGAGTCTCCACGAAAGATCCTTCCGACTTGAAATCGATTGATGAAATAATGGGTGCATTACTGGACCAGATTGATTTTGCCGCAAGGGGCCTTTTCTCTATATCAAACATAGCAAACAGATTGTATGAAGAGTACCTCCAAAGGCCGTTCCTTTCGGCCTTACTCGATGGGTGCATAGAAAGGGGCCAGGAATTGCGGAAGTGGACGTACATGCCATATAGTGACGTTATGATGATAGGAGGCATTAACGCTGCGGATTCATTAACGGCTATAAAAAAACTCGTCTTCGACGATAAGAAGTTAACAATAGAAAACTTAATAACTGCCTTAAAGAATAATTGGAAAGGCGCTGAAGAATTGCGACAGATGTGCCTGAATGCACCTAAATTTGGCAATGATGAAGATTACGCCGATTTGGTCGTTAAGGAATTGTACGAGAAGATTGCAGAAAGATTGAGTAGTATAAAGACGTACACGAGCGGTCAATGGGTTCCTGGAATAGTAGATGGAAGTGCGGCGACGCTCCATTATGGTTATTCCGGACTAACAGCCGCGACCCCTGATGGAAGATTTGCAGGGGAGACATTCGCGGATGGAAGTATTTCACCGATCATGGGAAGAGACAAGAACGGTCCAACCGCGGTCTTAATGTCATTATCTAAGTTAGACCATCGAAAACTCTGGAATACTTTACACAATCAAACGTTTTCTCCACTATATCTGCAAGATCAATTTGCCGGAGTGTTTACAGATTACCTGAGAACATGGGCAGACATAGGGAGTCACCATATTCAGTTCTCCGTTGTTGACAGTGAGACTCTAAAAGCCGCTCAAAAGCGACCCCAGGAATACCACGAGTTGATTGTGCGCGTCTGCGGCTTCTCTGCGTATTTCATTGACCTAAGTGAGGGCTTACAGAACACAATAATTGACAGAACATTACAGTGCATCGGGTAGCGAACGGCTGTATTCTCGATTCTCAACTGTTGTTAGCCGAGAAACTATCAATCGCAAGACGAGTGTCTGAGCGAATCGATGCCGTAGGCCTAGCGTCACGAGAGAATTGCCAAAATTGACTAGAGGGAGATACCCAAATGGCAGGGGGGGAGTATGGCCCGATGTGGGGCGAACAAGTTTCATACATTCCCCCTGTACGTTTTTTGTGAAAATTTAGCGCCCTTAATACAGCCTTGTAAGAAGAGCAAAAAAAGACTGGATTTTGCCTGATAGTTGAGGTATAGGTAAGTCTATGGTTAAGTAACAGTGATAATTTTATAAACCCTAATCACAAAGGGGTAATTATGAAGGCGTTTTTCTTTAGTTCCTGAGATTATAGGGAGCAAAGAGGGGGACGCCTTTTTTGTTTATGTCCCTTAATCTTTTGGAAAAAGGAAGAATATTTTGGGAAAGGAGGCTAAAGCTGTGAAACAGAAAATTTTTAAATGCCCCATCTTGATAACGCTTTTTATAATTCTTTTTATCGCCCCCATTGCGTATGCAAAGGAAGTGAGAGGAGTAACCAAAGATTTAATCAAAATAGGGGTTATATATGATCAGACAGGGCCGGCAAGTCCTTTGACTGTTCCTGCCTCCCAAGGATTTAAAAACTATTTTCGGTGGGTGAATGAAAAAGGTGGAATCAATGGACGAAAGATAGAACTGATAATTGAAGACGACAGGTATTCTATCCCTTTAACTATATCTGCATATAAGAAGCTTTTGCTGAGGGATAAGATACTTGTATTATTGGGTCCGGCATCAAGTCATGGCATGTTTGCCCTTACCTCTACTATTCTTAAGGATAAGCTGCCCTCTATTCTTCCCCCTTCGTCTGACCGAGTTGTAATACCGCCCAAGCGCTATATGTTTGCAAATGGGTCTACATATGAGGATCAAATTCAATTCATATATCAATATATAGTTAGAGATCTTAAGAAGAAAAATTCCAGGATTGCCTTTATTTATAGCGATACTGAACATGGCAAGCTTGGTTTGAAGGCAGCAAAAGAACACAAAGATGAATATGGAATAGACATAACTACTTTTGAGATTGTGAACCCAGGAGTCTTGGATGCTACTTCTCAGGCACTCCTTATCAAGAGAGAGAAGCCGGATTTTATTGTAATGCATCTTCTGATTGACAATTCGATCGTAATGATGAAATCAGCAATGAAGGTGGGCATAAAAGAGATACCGTTTCTGGGGACACAGTATACGTGTGCTGAGGATGTTATTAAGGTTTCGGGAAAAGCATCATCTAATTACAAAGGTATGGCAATATACAGTTCATGGTATGATAAGGGGAGTGCCTTGCAGGAAATGAGGGAAGTTACTCTTAGGTATCACCCCGGGACAGAAAAGCCGTATAGACCGAAGGCGTATACTCAGGGATGGGGAGATGCTATGATAGTTACTGAAGGGTTGAAAAGGGCCGGGAGAGATCTGGACGGTGAGACTTTTGTCGATGCCTTGGAATCAATTAAGGATTTAGATATGGAAGGGTTGTGTGGACCAGTTACCTTTGGGCCTAATGACCATAAAGGGTCGAGATATGTAAAGATGTACAAAGCCAATGTAGAAGAAGGACTGTTGACCCCCATATCAGATTGGATAAAGTTAGAGAAGTAATTTTCCCCTCAAAGTCTCTTGACGTTATGGATTTGACCAAATTATCATTAGCAGAAAGGAGATGGAGTATGAAGCTGAAAAGAACCGCATTCGTGCCAATTGCATTGTTGGGAAGTATTTGTTTCATTAGTAGTTCTATTAGTCAGGCAAAAGAGGTCAGAGGAGTATCGGATACGACGATAAAAATAGGTTTTATCGGAGACCAAACGGGCCCTGCATCATCCATACTTGCTTTAGCAGCCCAGGCTGTGAGAACTTATGCTAGGCACATTAATGAACATGGTGGTGTTCATGGAAGACAGTTAAAGATACTGGTGGAAGATGACCGTTATTCGATTCCTGCCACCATTTCGGCATTCAAGAAGTTGGTTTACAAAGACAGAATATTTGCCCTCATAGGTCCTGGTTCGGCAAGTTTTGTTCCCGTGCTCTGGAGAAGAATCCAAAAAGACAAGTTGCCAACTATGTGCCTGCCATTTACTGAGCTTGCTGTTGAACCCTACAAACGATACCTATTTATTACCAGTGATACCTATGAAGGCCAGATGGGAACCCTTGTGGACTATATGGTCAAAGATTACAACCTGAAAGAACCAAGGATCGGTTTGATTTATCCTGATACTGAAGCTGGAAAGACAGATTTGAGAGCTGCACTACCCAGGTTAAAAAAATACAACTTAGAACCAGTAACGAGAGAGGTTCTAATGCCCGGAGCATTAGATGCTGCTACCCAGGTAATGAGTTTAAGGAAGTACAAAGTAAATTGCGTACTTACTGGCGGAACCATTACGGCGACGGCCGTTACATTACTAAGGGAATTGAAGAAGATGGGATTAAAGATACCGGTCTTTACTAGTTATGCCGCGATGCTCACGGAGGGTTTGAATCATATTGGTGATGCCGGAGAGCAGGCCTATTCGATTCATGCTATGTCTCCCTGGTATGGTGAAGGGGAGGGGGTAGCAACCATGAGGGAAGTTACGCTCAAATATCACCCGGGAACGGAAAAGCCCTACCGTGGGA is drawn from Thermodesulfobacteriota bacterium and contains these coding sequences:
- the umuD gene encoding translesion error-prone DNA polymerase V autoproteolytic subunit, whose translation is MSSLKVHSSKILDIYSASSETELLLPIVPGGISAGFPSPALDFVDLSIDLNKHLIKHPAATFYGLVKGSSMQDAGIGNGDLLVIDKSIEPADGKVAVCYIDGEFTIKRIKIEENTCWLLPANEDYNPIKITPENDFLVWGIVTHVIKSF
- a CDS encoding Y-family DNA polymerase yields the protein MFALVDCNNFYVSCERVFRPDLIGKPVVVLSNNDGCVIARSNEAKAVGIPMGTPAFQNEGLFKKNGVHVFSANFPLYGDMSQRVMSILSDCSPEIEIYSIDEAFLQLKGFEKYNLQEYGEKMRRRVIKWTGIPISVGIASTKALAKVANRIAKKFPEKTAGVYIIDDEEKRVKALKWLKIEDVWGIGRQHTKRLNAVNVNTAFDFVQLDDAWVKKNMSVVGLRLKHDLQGIPTLAMELPQPKKSIATTRSFDENYIDFDRLKERIVTFAVSCAEKLRQQKSCCNAVMVFIHTNGHREDLPQYSRNIIVKFPFATNSSIELAKFATQALEKIFRDGFHYKKAGVIVMDIRPENQHQLKLFEDSNPKHKPIMQAIDNINAIFGQHTIKLGSQDLDKVWKMRQERLSPRYTTDLNEIITVHV
- a CDS encoding SOS response-associated peptidase → MCFFFKQSKTAVELSNRFNAAFDSPDSFSPSNYNGFQFPKTPVITNSEKTKIQLFSWGLIPHWAKDTAIRKHTLNARIETIHEKPSFRDSVSKRCLVLVDGFYEWKWLDEKGKHKQKYLISMPTDEPFAFAGLWSEWVEKKTGEIYKTYTVITKPANAFMSEIHNSAKRMPYILTRSNEFDWLNGKRLQDFDVELKAIEVAL
- a CDS encoding pyruvate formate lyase family protein, giving the protein MSERTQSLKKNVVIKTHRLVSRGLERERGSSEGSPFRQEMEVGLCMDRARLITEAYKQNEHEPMVIKRAKAFVHILENMTIYIEPRQVLVGNFASSPNKVAHYPDLQWRWLEKTICTPNGAYKDLLSNEEKDEMISIHKYWKTRAVHGMERDLIPESSKEHLFFKGLSFWAYQWDMGTPNYEKVFTIGLNGIARETDERLRQLDQDYEALIISPKDYLDQRRDLTAMRITLEGTIKWAERYSQLAMEMAADEEDGERKEELEKIADICKWVPANPCRTFHEALQCFWFIHLLVGFIEEPQVGSGTRFDKIFYPFYRKDLDAGRITRDQAQELLEHMWVNFLSTGFLHPPVWSGSGGGGLGWQTVTIGGVDSKGEDITNEITYLVLDSIKEINMLQPPLALRVHEKTPRELLLKATEVLSTGVSQPAFFNDRFNIPRLVSFGVPEEEARDYAINSCMWPVIPGKNIVHRNPTAGSVMVPKALELALNQGKDIKTGEQLGVSTKDPSDLKSIDEIMGALLDQIDFAARGLFSISNIANRLYEEYLQRPFLSALLDGCIERGQELRKWTYMPYSDVMMIGGINAADSLTAIKKLVFDDKKLTIENLITALKNNWKGAEELRQMCLNAPKFGNDEDYADLVVKELYEKIAERLSSIKTYTSGQWVPGIVDGSAATLHYGYSGLTAATPDGRFAGETFADGSISPIMGRDKNGPTAVLMSLSKLDHRKLWNTLHNQTFSPLYLQDQFAGVFTDYLRTWADIGSHHIQFSVVDSETLKAAQKRPQEYHELIVRVCGFSAYFIDLSEGLQNTIIDRTLQCIG
- a CDS encoding ABC transporter substrate-binding protein; the encoded protein is MKQKIFKCPILITLFIILFIAPIAYAKEVRGVTKDLIKIGVIYDQTGPASPLTVPASQGFKNYFRWVNEKGGINGRKIELIIEDDRYSIPLTISAYKKLLLRDKILVLLGPASSHGMFALTSTILKDKLPSILPPSSDRVVIPPKRYMFANGSTYEDQIQFIYQYIVRDLKKKNSRIAFIYSDTEHGKLGLKAAKEHKDEYGIDITTFEIVNPGVLDATSQALLIKREKPDFIVMHLLIDNSIVMMKSAMKVGIKEIPFLGTQYTCAEDVIKVSGKASSNYKGMAIYSSWYDKGSALQEMREVTLRYHPGTEKPYRPKAYTQGWGDAMIVTEGLKRAGRDLDGETFVDALESIKDLDMEGLCGPVTFGPNDHKGSRYVKMYKANVEEGLLTPISDWIKLEK
- a CDS encoding ABC transporter substrate-binding protein, with the translated sequence MKLKRTAFVPIALLGSICFISSSISQAKEVRGVSDTTIKIGFIGDQTGPASSILALAAQAVRTYARHINEHGGVHGRQLKILVEDDRYSIPATISAFKKLVYKDRIFALIGPGSASFVPVLWRRIQKDKLPTMCLPFTELAVEPYKRYLFITSDTYEGQMGTLVDYMVKDYNLKEPRIGLIYPDTEAGKTDLRAALPRLKKYNLEPVTREVLMPGALDAATQVMSLRKYKVNCVLTGGTITATAVTLLRELKKMGLKIPVFTSYAAMLTEGLNHIGDAGEQAYSIHAMSPWYGEGEGVATMREVTLKYHPGTEKPYRGTAYTYGWVMTTVLVEGLRRAGKGLDEEELIGALESLKNYETGELCNPITYSPQSHKGGNSSKIYKVDPVGQKYVSITGWRKSE